The DNA region taaaatatattatatataaaatacataCAACACAGTGCATTTATTCATGAATAATAATAGTAAATATTAGCCTGATACTTCATCAGTTCACTAATGCAGGTGTACAAAAGTACATACAGTCTCAAATATTACACAAATAACAGAAAAGGATGagtcatgatttattttttacgaTTATaattattgcatttttaattaGAAATATCGTTTGTATTTAATGTCTGTGgatttttattacttttggCTTCATTCATGCAGGCATGTACTCTTGAATCCAAATTTATAACATAACGCAGCGTTTCATCTGTAAGCTGTGCAGTGATGCGTGTCAGGCAATCAGCAGCCTGTAAGCTGATTTTATACAGCAGCGAGGTGTTGTTTTAAGTAACTGTCCGATGTAAAACGTGTCCAGTGCCTGTCTTAAACAGAGACATTGTCTTTGACTCTGCTCCCCGCAGTATCGAGCTTGGTGGAAGGAGCTGTACGGGAAGAACACGTTCAGTGATGATGAGGAGATCGAGGCCCTTTTAAACCGGAAATCCAGCACCAGCGATGCCATAACAACCAGCATCACTCCTGCGCTGGCCACGAGCAGCAAATAAAGAAACTCATTTCTGGATCTTCAGTCATTTCTCACCTGAACTTAAGAAGCAGAGGACAGCGGGCTTCTGATTGGCCCTTTAACCCCACAGAGACCGGGTGCACAAAATCATTTTGCCTGCGACCTCGCACTGCGTCAGGAACACCTGTCTCATAAAAAGTTCAGTGTCAGGATGATAAGTTCAGTCTCGTGTGCGTGGAGTGGCTAAGCAGACATGTGACGGGGGGATTTTATGTCACCGTCTTCAGTTCCCTTCGTCATGTCATGTCCTTGCCTCTAACTGTCAAAACAACATGCAAGGGCAGTCAAGCATGACACAAAGGAAATATATGTACATACAGTCCACAGTGTGAACACATACTCCTCCTGTACACCCCCCCCCACCCCGCCGTCCCCAGTCAGTTATGTTATGCTGTGTCTTGTACTTGAAAAATGACTATTACTTTCTGAGACCGTGTGAGAGCTAAAGAACGctttattttacagtaaaaaaaaatatcagatgTGCTGTTTTTAACTATTGTGCTGTTCTTCCTAAATGTAAACTtttcatttgatttgatttgtgcAGTTTGATGTGTGCACAGTCTGTGGAAATGCAGTTATATATGTATAATTTTTATGTTAACTTTTTCATGTTAGTTTGCATTTCGTATTTTGTTTAATTATGCATGCATTGAGATGACATTTAACTCATCAAGTGAAAATATTTAGATTGTAATAATGCAACAAAGGAATGTAttaatcttcatttttttttagttatttcaAGCCTTTTAGAAACAAAACGAGGGACTAAAATCCATCTTTGACGTGGTTTCTGGATAAAAGCAGTATTCAGATCCAGGTAAAGGTCATAAAtgacttaagtagaagtacagaagTTTATCGCACGTATTGTGGAGAACAGTATCTCTGCTGACGATGAAATTCTGACATTATTATGACCCCACAGCAATTGAATTAGTTTTGACTTCTTCATATAGTGGTCTACATTGTAGCAGTCAGCTCAAAGGTCACCAGATAACTGGTGGTGAGAAGATTCTGCGTCACAGGTCTTTGCCCTTTAAAATATTGCACAATTCTACCTCTTCAGGCCtctttcagttatttaaatGAAACCAGCTGAAAAGTGGAAACCACTCCTCAGAGGAACTCAGAACTACAATAACCAAGGGGCCCAGAGCTTTTAGTGGGGGTCCACGAGCTAGAACGTGTTCGTAAACCCTCCCCAAATGGCTTAACATATAACAGTGCATGGTCACTTTTATATGCTcatttttgaattatttaaaaTCTCAACATGAGAAGTTGTTCAGCTACAGCTGTCGGCTGAATATTGTTGGTTTAAAAGTGCCATATGTGAAATGTAGAGCAGCACTGAGGTTACCTGTGATGAAGTGCATGTATTCTGTGCTTCATACATCCATATATGCATTTTTCACACAGTTGTCATTTTAAAGATGAacactacagaaaaaaaaaacccacttgaCTGATTTCTGTAACCTGGCAACCGGTTACAGATTAGGATCAACTATGGTATAACGCTGATGGGAAGCATTTGCATAATGAGTTCCTTTCAGTTCTCGTGCTGATAAGTAAGTAAAGCTTCAAATAAGTACTTGTACCTATCTAATATTACTTCATAATTCTACTTTCAAAATTTTATATTTCTACTTCACTACATTAGAATAAAATTGTACTTACTTTTCTGAATTAGAGAGAGAGATTAAGAGTAGGAGAGCATTAAACACATCAATCTGAGATGAGCTTAAGCTCTACAATGTACATTATAATGTTGCTTCATGCATCAGTACTGATGGTAAATTCATATATTAATAATAGGCGTGTACAGGTATCAGACTGATATCAGTATCCTGGTTAATGGCCATTATCAGAGGCTGACATTTATCTGTTCCATCACATACATGTCCCATGAGTTAAATGttcaaaacatacaaaaataaaatcgattcataaatatttaatatgttcataagaataattaaaaaacataactACAGGTTATCAACCCAGAATGTCACAGTTTGTGTATTCCTGATTAACGCTGACAGTATAAGACTGACAGGAACCAGTCTGCTGCATAATGACTAATGACTCTCTAGGCACGTTTCTCTCTCATATTACATATAAAATACAAACTGAGTACCTTAAACAGCTGTAGGTTATGCAACACATCAGTATTCATACTTATCCCAGCAAAACTGAAAGCAAATAAGGGGAAAAGTTGTTAGTTTGTAACTAACACACTTTTAGATCTGTCTTATACTCACATCACTGCTTTCACTTAAGTAATGAAGGCACTGATGGATATTTATTGCAGCACTGCAAAACTGCCGCAGGAGCCAGACTCACTCTGAAAATCATACTGAGGGGAAATGAGTGGGAACTTTTCAAAACCATGTTTTCTCGGACTCCTGGACCGCATTGCTTTTACAGAATTGATCCTCTGTCGAATTCTCCTAACAGGCCTCCTAAAGCTCTGACACGGTAAATGATAATCTTATGTGGTATTGTGTTCCTGTCTGAGGCGTTATGTCAGCTGTTCTGAATAATCTTCCAGTGGGAAAACTGCTGCCGATGTTTTTCTGCGTCGCTTCTACCTCTGGACCACTCAAGAGTACTTTTCGTAAAGCTTTATAATTTCAAAGAATTGTTTTCGTCTCCGTCCTATCATTTTCCACGTGTGCGGGTGTGTGACACTTCGGGTTGACGCCGGCAGGGTTTCCCCGGTGTATTACTGTAGATCGGCCGCTGTGTGCGCGCTGATAAGCTTCGCAGGAGGGAAGCAGGCGGGCctagcagaagcagcagcagcaggtgcacCCTCCTCAGCATCCCGGCTCCGCCCTCCCTCTGCTCACCATAGGCTGGGTGGATTTAAGCGGGCCCGCCGGAATGATGAGGACTTTCTGACCCTGACTGATATCAAAACTCGACGGCTTTCAAGTTTCACAGGTAAGACGGCTTCGATCAGCCTGCGAAGCGCACAGTGAAGTTAGTCTGCGTGGGAGCGCAGTGGGTTAACCTTTAGTAGTTTTACTTAACTTAATCATTCTTTACTAAACCTACACAAGCCTActttcaaaacacacacaaacacgagaGCGTGTGATATTACTACGTTACAGGAGCAGACAGTGGAGTTGTCCCGTGCGTCTTTTTGGTCAGAGATGAACCCCGACGTGGATTACGGAGGCTCCGGGAGCAGCGGCAACGGCAAGCTGCGCCAGTGGCTCATCGAGCAGGTGGACTGCGGGAAATATCCCGGTCTGGTTTGGGAGAACGACGAAAAGACCATCTTCAGGATACCGTGGAAACACGCCGGGAAACAGGACTACAACCGGGATGAGGATGCCGCGCTTTTTAAGGTAAGAGACCCGCATCCTCCGGGGTCCGCCAGCCACAAGCGAGCTGCgactttcagaataaaacaacagcagcatgtgtTAAAGTATTACAAACTTTAGAGCTGTTAAACTCTCTTATATCCTTTTAATgatgtgtgtaaaaataattaacTCGATTAGGCGTCTTAGTAGCGTTTGAATATTCTCTGACGCATTATATAAAAAAGGGTTTTGCTGTCTTTCATGAAATTCGCTCCATACATTAGGATGCGATTATTTCCATATAAGAATATTTGAACCATGTGCTCCATGCTGTAAAAAAACAGTCACACACTACTGGGAGAGCGACGCAAAACAACTTCTTTAAAATGACTGTGTGCTCCAAAGAAGCCACCTAacgaaaataaatgaaagtattattttataattattgTTGAAGGGTGAGTAACTAGTTATCAGCACAGGGAGGATGTCCGTCTACAGGCCGTGCAGTCGCAGTTAGGAGAGACCAGGCTGTGTGATTCTCTCGCACTAAACTTGAGGGAGGTATTCTAAACATTTCCCCGCGGACCTGTCTGCAGGCCTGGGCGCTGTTCAAAGGCAAGTTTCGGGAGGGCATCGACAAACCCGACCCGCCGACATGGAAGACACGCCTGCGCTGCGCCCTCAACAAGAGCAATGACTTTGAGGAACTGGTGGAAAGGAGCCAGCTGGACATCTCGGACCCCTACAAAGTTTACCGCATCATCCCCGAGGGCGCCAAGAAAAGTCAGTCCCCCTTCGAACAAGGCGTTAAAAAAAGTTTACTGCAGCATGAATTAAGCTGGTAGTAATACTGAAAGCTGATTGGGCTACAGCGGCAATAACCAAACTGGATAAAGGGTTTTACTGATGTGTTTTAttgtagttattattattagatgaTCACAATCTGATAATTAGTTCTGTATCAGACAAAAAGTGGAAATTCTCTGACTCCTCAAACTGTCAAAGCACCAGCTAAAGTCATGCTGAAGTACTTGCATCGATGTGGACTTTTCTAAATGTACTGACAGAAAATGTGTTCAGACATTTTCTAGAGAGCTTTTCTAATAAAAATGTTCTTTCCCGCATGCAGGACCCAGACAGGAGGACAGTCCTCTGAGCCCAGGGAGCTTTCAGATGCATCCCTCCTACCCCTCTGTGCCGACTCAGGTGATTTTCCTGCACATAGAAACAAGTGGGGCGGGACTAaagtaagagagagagaatgaggggAGGTTGAAGATGCAACTCAGACAGTGTCATATTGTGCATGCATGGATGACCTTACAAACACAAGTGAAGGGTAATGATGTGCATCCCCAACTATGACTGGTGCTGACTTCAGGGGCTGATAGAAACTCTGGAGTTTTTGGGTCCTTTTTAGATTTTTTGGCAGCAACTGATTAAAAAAGGCACACAATTTATggcaaaatatgtttttgccACACTGTAAATCCTAATTCTCATTTACTAAATTAAACGTTGTTGCATTTAACTTTATCTATCCTAGTTTATTTAAAGTTATCTGTACTTCCTGCCTGGGTAATGAAGAGTATAGTTATGCTCTGCTTTACTTAataatttacatttgttttcataAAGTATGGAACACGTCTACAAAGGCTGCAGATGCTTAGTTTTAAATCCGTACTTTAGTAATGTGATGTCTATTTCTTAGATCTCAGTTTCTCGGACATGGTGTAGTTTCAGATGTTACTCACCATAATTGATTTTTCTGCACTGATTAATCTCTGTGACCTATCCTTTTTAAAGTACTACACACTCAAAATGAACAAGTCAGCTTTCTCCTCTCAAGTTGATTTAAGTTATTTTTGTGAGTCAGCGAGTTGGCGTTATCTTTTcatgcaaaaacaaatcagagtTTATGGTGCAGGGATTTTACGACTAGCTTAAGCAAAAATCTATGGATGAAGAAAGAATTCTGTAATGATCATATAAAACAAGTTGCAAAAAAGTCCTTATAAGCCTACTAAAAGAGTAATGTATTACAAAAGGACCGTGCAAAGACTGTTTGTTGGTATCTTATGATCAAAGATGTGCGCTCAGCTAACTGCTTTCCTCTCTATAGATGCCACAGTACATGGCGAGTCCAGAATGCGGCTGGAGAGATTACTGTCAGGAGCAGGCCTCTCTGCCCGAGCTGCCCTTCACTCAGTGTCCCTGTCCGCCCCGCACCCTGCCGTGGCAGGGCTCATCCATGGAAAATGGTACATGGCTTATTATTTAGcttgcaaaataaaagcattgttATCAGTTTTAGCATTGCCTACATAGTTTGTTCTGTGTGCAGGATACCAGCTAAGAGCCTCAATTTACTCATACGGTCCAGCTGAGAGTCAGCCCTCGCCTTTCACACTGGACGCCAGCATCAGATCAGCAGAGGCACTTTCAGGTACACGAATACTTTCAGTTCACTTTTTCCCCTCACGCTATAAAATCAGGAACTCTCACCAGAATCCTCTGCTGAGAATTAAACTTTAggtcctatttttttttaaaaaaaggcaaaaatccATCTACATAGAACAAGCAGCAAATGCATATTTACATAAGCTCAAAACAGCTGAAAATGTCACGGTATGACACAGATTTTAGCATTTAAAGATACAATTAGGTTGAAACTGCGtaatgctgtgcaaaagtcagaAAACTACTAATTTCACCTGAGACTTTGTTCCTTGGCTTTATTCAGTGCAGTTTAATTTCAGTTCTTGCATTTACCGTATGGTTCTGTATCGTGCTGCTGGCTGCCATTTTTATTAACTGTACTCTGACTGCCCATaacaaacagcagacagaaaatCAGCACCAAATttattaataaagttaaatatCTAGCAACTAAAGAGCCGCTATCAGTGGAATTTCATTAGGTGGCTATAAtctaaaatttatttatttttagggaCTGCTGGTAGCTTGATTCGAGAGACATGCGGCTAATTTTGAATGTTTACTCTGCCCCCTAGAGGCTGGAAAAAAAGGAACGCAACTTTAATCAAAGCTGACGACTGAGCGTGTTCAAACTAGCTTCATTGTTTGGTCTAGTTTTAGTGACTTGTGAAGGAATTTTGCATCTGACCCAAATCGTtcttgcttgtgtgtgtttattttgatCATGTAAACAATACACAGAAAACCATTTCCCCAAAAAATGCAGATTGCTGTCAGACTCAGCAAAATGCTCCTATAGAAGTACAAGACATAGCAGCATGTAGAACATTGAAATAATGATATACAGCAGCACCCTGTGACTTTGGCTTGTGGTGAACAATGAAAACCTTACgtgcttcattttttaaaaataaaacaaagacagtCCATAAAAgagttttaagaaaaagaaatttcaGCTAACTTCTACCTGTGTCCTCCTCTAGACTTCCGTCTGCACGTGTCCGTATATTTCCGGGACTCTCTGGTGAGAGAGGTGACCACTTCCAGCCCGGATGGCTGCCATATCACTCCTTGCAACCCAGAGAAGCACTACCTGACGCCTGGAGGTCATGAGTTGGTGCCCCTGCCTGTTGACAGCCTATCATCCCAGAGGAGGCCAGACGAGTGTCCTCCGAGTCCACCGGCCAGCCTAGAGAGGGGAGTGTTGCTGTGGATGCGAGCGGATGGGCTCTACGCCCGGAGGCTGTGCCAGAGCAGGGTGTACTGGCAGGGAGGCCCGTCGCCGTACGGAGACAAACCCAACAAGCTGGAGAGAGACGTCACCTGTAAACTGCTCCACACGCAGGACTACCTCACAGGTGAGAGGACACAAAATCAACTCAACTCAGTATctttgatcaacaatcacttgTGCTCGAAAGACTAAAAAGTTCtcacttttactgttttttaaaatgaaggcCTATCTATGGTGCCATGCCTAATTCACCAAGTACCTGACCTGTATCTTAATCATCAGCATGGTGTACTGGACAGAGCTTGGTTGATATGTTTTAATCTGACTGATTCACTTAAGAACTCATACCAGTTGGCACCTTGCTGTACATAGATAGACTAACACTAACTGGTCTAAAATTTGGATTTCAGTCAAGAACTATCCACCTCAACTCAAAACTAAACCCACTAATTCTAATTAGCAGTAGAACAAACTGAGACTCATTACTCAGCTGATTTTCTGGAAGTCACTTGATGACATACTGTGCCAGCCAAGAATAATTTCTTAAAGAAGTATTTTATGATAAGCCAATAGTCACATGAAGTCTACACAGCCACATCATCCCCGCCCACATGCTAAGCAGCTCCAGCTGTGACAGCTAATTGTATTTGCATACATGGTGTGACCAGGACTTTCCGTTCGAATCACTCTAAATGTCACACCACTTCAAGTGAAATTCTCTTGAAATCATCAATTCTGATGTGTTTTAGGTGTCAGAGCTGTTACTGatgcatttttgtctttttgcct from Pelmatolapia mariae isolate MD_Pm_ZW linkage group LG17, Pm_UMD_F_2, whole genome shotgun sequence includes:
- the irf4l gene encoding interferon regulatory factor 4 yields the protein MNPDVDYGGSGSSGNGKLRQWLIEQVDCGKYPGLVWENDEKTIFRIPWKHAGKQDYNRDEDAALFKAWALFKGKFREGIDKPDPPTWKTRLRCALNKSNDFEELVERSQLDISDPYKVYRIIPEGAKKRPRQEDSPLSPGSFQMHPSYPSVPTQMPQYMASPECGWRDYCQEQASLPELPFTQCPCPPRTLPWQGSSMENGYQLRASIYSYGPAESQPSPFTLDASIRSAEALSDFRLHVSVYFRDSLVREVTTSSPDGCHITPCNPEKHYLTPGGHELVPLPVDSLSSQRRPDECPPSPPASLERGVLLWMRADGLYARRLCQSRVYWQGGPSPYGDKPNKLERDVTCKLLHTQDYLTEIQSYGLRPPSRFQVLLCFGDECLDPQRQRRTLTVQVEPLFTRQLLYYAQQPGSHYYRSYEHPGVTDHINASEDYQRAITHHHSSSLQE